TATTGAATCTAAAAATGGCAATGAAACCGAAGACACGGTAGAAGAAACGAAATTGAAGGAAACTACGACTACCTCTCCCTTTCAAATTGAATATCAGAATATGTTGAAGTTGCTTAGAAGCGTGTTCCTTCTTGCCAATGGCGGACAACCCATCCCTATTCTAGATATTCGCAATGCACTCGAAGCACTCATCCAGCACATTGATGCTTATAAGGTACTTACGTTTGCGCCAAAGAACCGTAATCTGCAGGACTATATTTTTCATAAAAGCATTATGGTCAGTTTAACTTCCTACTCACTAGCACGATGGCACGGGCTCCCACAGAAGGATTTGGTGCAAATTGGGTTAGCCGGCCTGCTGCATGACATAGGCACGTCCAGGGTTGATCCCGCTATTCTGGAGAAGAAGGGCCGTCTAACAGATGTTGAGATGGATGAAATTAAGCAGCACACACTTATTGGCTATCAGATTCTTAAAAACATCTCCGGCATCAATGAAGGTGTGAAACTAACGGCCGTACAGCATCACGAGCGTGAGGATGGCTCCGGTTATCCTTTAGGAATTAAAGGCGACAAGATTCATATGTACGCCAAAATTGTTGCTATTGCTGACATCTATAACGCTATGACGAATGAACGTTTCCACAAGACGGCCTTGTCGCCCTATATTGTTCTTGAGCAGCTCTTCACGGATTCATTCGGCAAAGTGGACCCAACACTAGTCCAAGTATTTATAAACAAATCTACTCAGATCAGTAATGGTACCTTGGTTAAGTTGAGCGATAATCGTATAGGGGAGATTATTTTCTCAGATCGAGCTTATCCTACGCGGCCTTGGGTTAATGTGAACGGAACGATAGTCAACTTGACGCTAGAAAGAAATCTGTTCATCCAGGACGTCATCGGACATATTTAATGGATAAATGCTTGATCTCGTCCCCCTTTCTGTAGGGGGATTTTTTTATATAAGGAATTAATGTTGGAGTTGCTTGAAAGTGTTGTAGAACCTATTGCAGGTCAGGTTATTCCGATTATTAAAAAATAACAAAGAAAAGCTTGCATTCCTTAGTAGGATTTGTTATATTACTCCTTGTCGCTTCGGCGGTCGAACGAAAAGAACGAAAGAAATTAAAAAAAGTTCTTGCAATCGAATAGGCTGATGTGGTATATTGATCAAGTCGCCTTTGAGGGGCGAAGGATGAATATGGAAGACATTGATCTTTGAAAACTGAACAACGAGTGAGTAAGCACGAACGAGAAATCGTTCAAAAAGAGATTG
Above is a genomic segment from Paenibacillus sp. HWE-109 containing:
- a CDS encoding HD-GYP domain-containing protein codes for the protein MPTVAVSQLKYGEKLGDNVITKLGNVLFNKGKLINDRDIEILKAFLISSVFIESKNGNETEDTVEETKLKETTTTSPFQIEYQNMLKLLRSVFLLANGGQPIPILDIRNALEALIQHIDAYKVLTFAPKNRNLQDYIFHKSIMVSLTSYSLARWHGLPQKDLVQIGLAGLLHDIGTSRVDPAILEKKGRLTDVEMDEIKQHTLIGYQILKNISGINEGVKLTAVQHHEREDGSGYPLGIKGDKIHMYAKIVAIADIYNAMTNERFHKTALSPYIVLEQLFTDSFGKVDPTLVQVFINKSTQISNGTLVKLSDNRIGEIIFSDRAYPTRPWVNVNGTIVNLTLERNLFIQDVIGHI